In Onychostoma macrolepis isolate SWU-2019 chromosome 14, ASM1243209v1, whole genome shotgun sequence, a single window of DNA contains:
- the tdo2a gene encoding tryptophan 2,3-dioxygenase A: MSGCPYFQRKFVSTSKQHLKEDENDDSQTGVNKASKGGLIYGDYLQLDKIVTSQVLQSELKGNKIHDEHLFIVTHQAYELWFKQVLWELDSVREIFISGHVRDERNMLKVNTRIHRIVMIFRLLLDQFAVLETMTALDFYDFREYLSPASGFQSLQFRLLENKIGVPHNQRVPYNRRHYRDNFRDQESELLLHSEQEPTLLQLVEQWLERTPGLEEDGFNFWGKLETNIFEGLRREKEIIEQKPASEMKEEMMGELIKQRDIFLSLFDEKRHDHLVSTGQRRLSYKALQGALMIYFYREEPRFQVPFQLLTSLMDIDTLMTKWRYNHVCMVHRMIGSKDGTGGSSGYQYLRSTVSDRYKVFVDLFNLATFLVPREWVPKMDPSEHTFLYMAECCDSSYCSSSSDDSD; the protein is encoded by the exons ATGAGTGGATGTCCTTATTTTCAGAGGAAATTTGT GTCAACCAGTAAGCAGCATCTGAAAGAAGATGAGAACGATGATTCTCAGACTGGAGTTAATAAGGCCAGCAAAGGAGGTCTTATTTATGGTGACTATCTGCAG CTGGATAAAATAGTGACATCTCAGGTGCTTCAAAGTGAGCTGAAGGGAAACAAGATCCATGACGAACATCTGTTCATCGTCACACATCAAG CATACGAACTGTGGTTTAAACAGGTTCTGTGGGAGCTGGACTCAGTGAGAGAAATCTTCATCAGTGGACAT GTACGTGACGAGCGAAACATGCTCAAAGTCAACACTCGCATCCACAGGATTGTGATGATATTCAGATTGCTGCTCGACCAGTTTGCTGTTCTGGAAACCATGACTGCCTTAGACTTCTATGACTTCAG GGAATATCTCTCACCTGCTTCAGGCTTCCAGAGTCTGCAGTTTCGACTATTGGAAAACAAGATTGGGGTCCCGCACAACCAGAGGGTCCCTTACAACAGAAGGCATTACCGGGACAATTTCCGTGACCAGGAAAGTGAGCTGCTCCTCCATTCAGAGCAGGAGCCCACGCTGCTGCAGTTAGTGGAG CAATGGCTGGAGAGAACGCCTGGCTTGGAGGAAGATGGCTTCAATTTTTGGGGGAAACTGGAAACCAATATTTTCGAGGGGCtcaggagagagaaagaaataatAGAG CAAAAACCAGCCTCCGAGATGAAAGAGGAGATGATGGGCGAGCTCATTAAGCAGAGAGACATTTTCTTATCACTCTTTGATGAGAAAAGACACGATCACTTAGTAAGCACAG GTCAGAGGAGGCTGTCCTATAAAGCACTGCAAGGAGCACTGATGATCTACTTCTACAG GGAGGAGCCTCGCTTTCAGGTTCCTTTCCAGCTCCTGACATCTCTGATGGACATCGACACTCTCATGACAAAATGGAGAT ACAACCATGTGTGTATGGTGCACAGAATGATTGGCAGTAAAGACGGCACAGGTGGCTCATCAGGCTATCAGTACCTGCGCTCCACTGTCAG TGATCGCTACAAGGTGTTTGTTGATCTGTTTAACCTGGCCACCTTCCTGGTTCCGAGGGAGTGGGTTCCCAAGATGGACCCGAGTGAGCACACCTTCCTATACATGGCCGAATGCTGCGACAGCTCCtactgcagcagcagcagcgatGACTCAGACTAA